GATTCGGAACATGTCTGCCGGAACATTACCAGCGGTGCCGGACAAAATGCCTGGCGGGTGACGAGCTACACCGAACCCAATGATATTTTTGCCGTGGCTGATTATACGGGCTGTACGGCTATACATCCCGGCTACGGCTTTTTTTCCGAGGATTTTCATTTTGCCCGCCGGGCGACGATCCGCGACCGTGCCCTTACCTTCATCGGGCCCAGCTGGAATGTCATCCGCGATCTTGGCGATAAGATCAACACCAAACGCGTTGCCAATCAGCTCAACATCCCGACAATCCCCGGCACCGACGCGCCGATCTACAACGAAATGGAGGCTGAAGAAATTGCTCAGCACCTCCTTGAGGATCAGGCAGCGCAGGGTATTGCCAACCCTTCCATCCTCATCAAGGCCGCAGCAGGCGGCGGCGGCATGGGCATCGAAGAGGTTTCGGAGATTGAGCAGTTCCGCAGAGTCTACAGGCAACTACAGAATTATGCCAAGAGGCAGTTCGGCGACGGCGGCGTGCTGATCGAACAGTGTCTGCGCGACTACAATCACCTCGAGGTACAGCTTCTCTGTTCCCGACACGGGGAAAGAATCCATTTCAGCTCAAGAAACTGTACGATTCAATCCACCGGCCGGCAGAAACGTGTCGAGGCTGCTCCCGGCTTTCATTCCTCCTGTTTCGATTACGATTTTGATGAGGCAACGGTGCTCCGGCAGATTGAAGAATACTCTCTCAAACTGGCGGAATATGTCAACTACGACAATGTCGGCACCTGGGAGTGGATTGTCTCCAGATCGGGGAAGCCCTATCTTCTTGAAGTAAACACCCGGATCCAGGTGGAAAACGACATATCGGCACGTATCAGTTATCTGAACGGCTCTCATCCCAACCTGATACGGGAACAGATACGCCTGGCCCTAGGCGAAAAAATGGGCTACACCCAGGAAGATGTCGCCTTCAGCGGAGCGGCAATCGAGCTTCGTATCGTCGCCGAAGATACCAGACGCGGATTCGCTCCCTGGATCGGTACAATCTCCAGATTCAAAATTCCGCAATATGAGTGGTCGGCGGTCTACACCCATGTACCCTTCGACAGGCCCTACACCATTCCAAGTGACTATGATCCCAACCTGGCTTTGGCCCTGGTATGGGGAGACAGTGTCGATGAGGCCAAAAAAAGAGCGGCTAAACTGCTCAAAGAGACCGATATTCGCGGCAAGGATTCCAGCGGAGGAAAGATTGTCACTAACCTTGCCTACCTCAAAGACAACCTGGATCGACTGTTAACTTTCTGAAAAGCTTCCAAACATCGAGATATAGCTATAATGAATGAACAACAAAAAAGGCTCCTCAAAATCGAGGAGCGCATCAATTACCTGATCCAGATCAAGGATTTTTCCAACTGGGGTAATCTAGATGGCTTCAAAAAATGCTGTAATCAACTGAAAAACAGCGTATACGAGCTCAGCGAAGAACAGCTGAACCGCGAAATCCGCAAACTGGATGAATCCATCATTTTTCTTGAAGAACGGGCCGAAGAACAATTGACCCCCATGGAGAGGGTGCGCATCGTTAGAACCCCTCAGAGATTCAGCCTCAAGGATATTTTAGAAAATGTCTACGAGGATTATACCGAACTTGGCGGAGAAGACGATGCCAACATAGATCCCGCGATGATGTGTGCCAAAGCCACCATCGTCAGACGCATCAAGAACAAGCCTTATACCGCTTCGGTTATGGTTATCGGCCAGGAAACCGGACACGGCGACGAATTCCGCAACGGCGGCTCCTGTAAGCCGGAAGGCAACGCCAAGGCCCTCAGATATATGAAAGTGGCGGAAACGGAGGGCGTTCCCATACATTTTTATGTTTTCACCCCAGGGTCCTACCCGGTAGAGGAATATCCCGGCGCCGCTCAGCAGATTGCCCGGAATATCTATGCCATGGCCAAACTGCGGGTTCCCATGATCTCCTTCATTTCCGAGGGCGGTTCAGGCGGTGCCGAGGCTATCGGTCTCTCGGATTATCGGATGATGGCCAGTCACGGCTATTATTCGGTTATCTCTCCCGAAGGTGCTGCCGCCATCGAGGGCCGGGTCAGGGAAGGCGAGAAGGTACCCAAAGAGCTTATCGAGGTCTGCGCCGACCGGCTGCGCCTGACGGCGGAAGACAATTTGAAGCTGAAAACCATTGATAAGATTATCTACGAGCCACCTCTTGGCGCCAGACAGGATGATTTCGCCTTCTTTTCCAAACTGCGCACCGAAATGATCAGCGCAACCGACAAGGTGGTTCTGGCAACCAAAAGCTTTCGAGCCTTCCGCACCAACGAGATAATGCGGAAGAAATCGGAAACCGAGGAACTCCAGGTAGAGGTGCCCTGGGATCTGAACAGGGAAGAGGTGAAAAAACTTCTGCGCCTTCGCTCCCTGAAATACCGTCGCATGGCGATGACGGGATTCAGTGGCCAACTGAGCGAGTCCGAATACTACTATAACCGCTTCAAGGTTAAGTCCGAAAAGGTGTATTACAACATCCGCTACGATATCTTCAAGAATCACAAGAAGCAGATGCGGCGGGTACTCAAGGAGGTTTCCGGGGAAAGCTCGG
This Desulfopila inferna DNA region includes the following protein-coding sequences:
- a CDS encoding ATP-binding protein → MEDKVLIANRGEIAIRIMNACKDLGLDYAVIYTDADKDSEHVCRNITSGAGQNAWRVTSYTEPNDIFAVADYTGCTAIHPGYGFFSEDFHFARRATIRDRALTFIGPSWNVIRDLGDKINTKRVANQLNIPTIPGTDAPIYNEMEAEEIAQHLLEDQAAQGIANPSILIKAAAGGGGMGIEEVSEIEQFRRVYRQLQNYAKRQFGDGGVLIEQCLRDYNHLEVQLLCSRHGERIHFSSRNCTIQSTGRQKRVEAAPGFHSSCFDYDFDEATVLRQIEEYSLKLAEYVNYDNVGTWEWIVSRSGKPYLLEVNTRIQVENDISARISYLNGSHPNLIREQIRLALGEKMGYTQEDVAFSGAAIELRIVAEDTRRGFAPWIGTISRFKIPQYEWSAVYTHVPFDRPYTIPSDYDPNLALALVWGDSVDEAKKRAAKLLKETDIRGKDSSGGKIVTNLAYLKDNLDRLLTF
- a CDS encoding carboxyl transferase domain-containing protein; the protein is MNEQQKRLLKIEERINYLIQIKDFSNWGNLDGFKKCCNQLKNSVYELSEEQLNREIRKLDESIIFLEERAEEQLTPMERVRIVRTPQRFSLKDILENVYEDYTELGGEDDANIDPAMMCAKATIVRRIKNKPYTASVMVIGQETGHGDEFRNGGSCKPEGNAKALRYMKVAETEGVPIHFYVFTPGSYPVEEYPGAAQQIARNIYAMAKLRVPMISFISEGGSGGAEAIGLSDYRMMASHGYYSVISPEGAAAIEGRVREGEKVPKELIEVCADRLRLTAEDNLKLKTIDKIIYEPPLGARQDDFAFFSKLRTEMISATDKVVLATKSFRAFRTNEIMRKKSETEELQVEVPWDLNREEVKKLLRLRSLKYRRMAMTGFSGQLSESEYYYNRFKVKSEKVYYNIRYDIFKNHKKQMRRVLKEVSGESSVMLKRIVEPLNAVLDFWDKKTEKRTPRLLTQGDPVQSASSRVDPLELTDTYTSPLANEDRTVTCPNHEKYGCKDLWIPDLYGEFCGVCESCGHHFPLEHQWYLENVFDPNSIRFFNSEITSHNPLRYTGYTERLELAQKKTRRNSGNMTFTAEVNGIQIVTSMLYSDFRNGTVGSAEGEKFVQACKLAKRKKRPLLAYIHSTGGIRIQEGTLGVIQMPKCTMAVREYIDAGGLYIVVYDNNSYAGPVASFLGCSPYQFAIRSSRVGFAGPRVIRETTGIDIPPDYHSARNALKRGHIQGIWNRRDFRRNLHKALQTMGSPSLYYR